In the Ursus arctos isolate Adak ecotype North America unplaced genomic scaffold, UrsArc2.0 scaffold_19, whole genome shotgun sequence genome, one interval contains:
- the MMP15 gene encoding matrix metalloproteinase-15 isoform X2, translating into MSTMRSAQILASALAEMQRFYGIPVTGVLDEETKAWMKRPRCGVPDQFGVHVKANLRRRRKRYALTGRKWTNHHLTFSIQNYTEKLGWYHSLEAVRRAFRVWEQATPLVFQEVPYEDIRLRRQKEADIMVLFASGFHGDSSPFDGTGGFLAHAYFPGPGLGGDTHFDADEPWTFSSTDLHGNSLFLVAVHELGHALGLEHSSNPSAIMAPFYQWMDTDTFQLPEDDLRGIQQLYGTPDGQPQPTRPLPTVTPRRPGRPDHRPPRPPQPPPPGGKPERPPKPGPPAQPRATERPDQYGPNICDGDFDTVAMLRGEMFVFKGRWFWRVRHNRVLDNYPMPIGHFWRGLPSDISAAYERQDGRFVFFKGDRYWLFREANLEPGYPQPLTSYGLGIPYDRIDTAIWWEPTGHTFFFQEDRYWRFNEETQRGDPGYPKPISVWQGIPTSPKGAFLSNDAAYTYFYKGTKYWKFDNDRLRMEPGYPKSILRDFMGCQEHVDTGPRWPDVARPPFNPDGDAEPGAGGDSEEGEEGREAGGGGGEGTDEDGGSRVVVQLEEVARTGNMVLVLVPPLLLLLCVLGLTYALVQMQRKGAPRVLLYCKRSLQEWV; encoded by the exons ATGTCCACCATGCGCTCCGCGCAGATCCTGGCCTCGGCCCTGGCTGAGATGCAGCGCTTCTATGGGATTCCCGTCACGGGCGTGCTTGACGAAGAAACCAAGGC GTGGATGAAGCGACCCCGCTGCGGGGTGCCGGACCAGTTTGGGGTGCACGTGAAAGCCAACCTGCGACGGCGGCGGAAACGCTATGCCCTCACGGGGAGGAAGTGGACCAACCACCACCTGACCTTCAG CATCCAGAACTACACAGAGAAGCTGGGATGGTACCACTCGCTGGAGGCAGTGCGAAGGGCCTTCCGTGTGTGGGAGCAGGCCACGCCCCTGGTCTTCCAGGAGGTGCCCTATGAGGACATCCGGTTGAGGCGGCAGAAGGAGGCCGACATCATGGTACTCTTTGCCTCTGGTTTCCATGGCGACAGCTCACCATTTGATGGCACAGGGGGCTTTCTGGCCCATGCCTATTTCCCTGGCCCTGGTCTGGGCGGGGATACCCATTTCGATGCAGATGAGCCCTGGACCTTCTCCAGCACAGACCTGCATG GGAACAGCCTTTTCCTGGTGGCAGTGCATGAGCTGGGCCACGCCTTAGGGCTGGAGCACTCTAGCAACCCCAGCGCCATCATGGCGCCATTCTACCAGTGGATGGACACGGACACCTTCCAGCTGCCCGAGGACGACCTCCGGGGCATCCAGCAGCTGTACG GCACCCCGGATGGCCAGCCACAGCCCACCCGGCCTCTCCCTACTGTGACTCCCCGGCGACCGGGCCGGCCAGACCATcggccccccaggcccccccagccaccacccccagGTGGGAAGCCAGAGCGGCCCCCAAAGCCaggccccccagcccagccccgagCCACGGAACGGCCTGACCAGTACGGCCCCAACATCTGCGACGGGGACTTTGACACAGTAGCCATGCTGCGTGGGGAGATGTTCGTGTTCAAG GGCCGCTGGTTCTGGCGGGTTCGGCACAACCGTGTCCTGGACAACTATCCCATGCCCATCGGGCACTTCTGGCGTGGTCTGCCCAGTGACATCAGTGCTGCCTACGAGCGCCAAGATGGacgttttgtcttttttaaag GTGACCGCTACTGGCTCTTCCGAGAAGCGAACCTGGAGCCCGGCTACCCTCAGCCACTGACCAGCTATGGCCTGGGCATCCCCTACGACCGCATCGACACAGCCATCTGGTGGGAACCCACAGGCCACACCTTCTTCTTCCAAGAGGACAG GTACTGGCGTTTCAATGAGGAGACACAGCGTGGAGACCCCGGCTACCCCAAGCCCATCAGTGTCTGGCAAGGGATCCCTACCTCCCCCAAAGGGGCCTTCCTGAGCAACGATGCAG CCTACACGTACTTCTACAAGGGCACCAAGTACTGGAAGTTTGACAATGACCGCCTGCGGATGGAGCCAGGCTACCCCAAATCCATCCTGCGGGACTTCATGGGCTGCCAAGAGCACGTGGACACGGGACCCCGATGGCCCGATGTGGCCCGTCCGCCCTTCAACCCTGACGGGGATGCAGAGCCCGGGGCGGGCGGGGACAGCGAGGAGGGCGAGGAGGGCCGAGAggccggcgggggcggcggcgagGGGACAGACGAGGACGGGGGCAGCCGCGTGGTGGTGCAGCTGGAGGAGGTCGCGCGGACGGGGAAcatggtgctggtgctggtgccgccgctgctgctgctgctctgcgTGCTGGGCCTCACCTACGCCCTGGTGCAGATGCAGCGCAAGGGCGCGCCCCGCGTGCTGCTCTACTGCAAGCGCTCCCTGCAGGAGTGGGTCTGA
- the MMP15 gene encoding matrix metalloproteinase-15 isoform X1 — protein sequence MGSDRSAPGRPGWAGSVFGGREAAARPRLLPLLLVLLGFLGRGAAAEDAEVNAENWLRLYGYLPQPSRHMSTMRSAQILASALAEMQRFYGIPVTGVLDEETKAWMKRPRCGVPDQFGVHVKANLRRRRKRYALTGRKWTNHHLTFSIQNYTEKLGWYHSLEAVRRAFRVWEQATPLVFQEVPYEDIRLRRQKEADIMVLFASGFHGDSSPFDGTGGFLAHAYFPGPGLGGDTHFDADEPWTFSSTDLHGNSLFLVAVHELGHALGLEHSSNPSAIMAPFYQWMDTDTFQLPEDDLRGIQQLYGTPDGQPQPTRPLPTVTPRRPGRPDHRPPRPPQPPPPGGKPERPPKPGPPAQPRATERPDQYGPNICDGDFDTVAMLRGEMFVFKGRWFWRVRHNRVLDNYPMPIGHFWRGLPSDISAAYERQDGRFVFFKGDRYWLFREANLEPGYPQPLTSYGLGIPYDRIDTAIWWEPTGHTFFFQEDRYWRFNEETQRGDPGYPKPISVWQGIPTSPKGAFLSNDAAYTYFYKGTKYWKFDNDRLRMEPGYPKSILRDFMGCQEHVDTGPRWPDVARPPFNPDGDAEPGAGGDSEEGEEGREAGGGGGEGTDEDGGSRVVVQLEEVARTGNMVLVLVPPLLLLLCVLGLTYALVQMQRKGAPRVLLYCKRSLQEWV from the exons AACTGGCTGAGGCTCTACGGCTACCTGCCGCAGCCGAGCCGCCACATGTCCACCATGCGCTCCGCGCAGATCCTGGCCTCGGCCCTGGCTGAGATGCAGCGCTTCTATGGGATTCCCGTCACGGGCGTGCTTGACGAAGAAACCAAGGC GTGGATGAAGCGACCCCGCTGCGGGGTGCCGGACCAGTTTGGGGTGCACGTGAAAGCCAACCTGCGACGGCGGCGGAAACGCTATGCCCTCACGGGGAGGAAGTGGACCAACCACCACCTGACCTTCAG CATCCAGAACTACACAGAGAAGCTGGGATGGTACCACTCGCTGGAGGCAGTGCGAAGGGCCTTCCGTGTGTGGGAGCAGGCCACGCCCCTGGTCTTCCAGGAGGTGCCCTATGAGGACATCCGGTTGAGGCGGCAGAAGGAGGCCGACATCATGGTACTCTTTGCCTCTGGTTTCCATGGCGACAGCTCACCATTTGATGGCACAGGGGGCTTTCTGGCCCATGCCTATTTCCCTGGCCCTGGTCTGGGCGGGGATACCCATTTCGATGCAGATGAGCCCTGGACCTTCTCCAGCACAGACCTGCATG GGAACAGCCTTTTCCTGGTGGCAGTGCATGAGCTGGGCCACGCCTTAGGGCTGGAGCACTCTAGCAACCCCAGCGCCATCATGGCGCCATTCTACCAGTGGATGGACACGGACACCTTCCAGCTGCCCGAGGACGACCTCCGGGGCATCCAGCAGCTGTACG GCACCCCGGATGGCCAGCCACAGCCCACCCGGCCTCTCCCTACTGTGACTCCCCGGCGACCGGGCCGGCCAGACCATcggccccccaggcccccccagccaccacccccagGTGGGAAGCCAGAGCGGCCCCCAAAGCCaggccccccagcccagccccgagCCACGGAACGGCCTGACCAGTACGGCCCCAACATCTGCGACGGGGACTTTGACACAGTAGCCATGCTGCGTGGGGAGATGTTCGTGTTCAAG GGCCGCTGGTTCTGGCGGGTTCGGCACAACCGTGTCCTGGACAACTATCCCATGCCCATCGGGCACTTCTGGCGTGGTCTGCCCAGTGACATCAGTGCTGCCTACGAGCGCCAAGATGGacgttttgtcttttttaaag GTGACCGCTACTGGCTCTTCCGAGAAGCGAACCTGGAGCCCGGCTACCCTCAGCCACTGACCAGCTATGGCCTGGGCATCCCCTACGACCGCATCGACACAGCCATCTGGTGGGAACCCACAGGCCACACCTTCTTCTTCCAAGAGGACAG GTACTGGCGTTTCAATGAGGAGACACAGCGTGGAGACCCCGGCTACCCCAAGCCCATCAGTGTCTGGCAAGGGATCCCTACCTCCCCCAAAGGGGCCTTCCTGAGCAACGATGCAG CCTACACGTACTTCTACAAGGGCACCAAGTACTGGAAGTTTGACAATGACCGCCTGCGGATGGAGCCAGGCTACCCCAAATCCATCCTGCGGGACTTCATGGGCTGCCAAGAGCACGTGGACACGGGACCCCGATGGCCCGATGTGGCCCGTCCGCCCTTCAACCCTGACGGGGATGCAGAGCCCGGGGCGGGCGGGGACAGCGAGGAGGGCGAGGAGGGCCGAGAggccggcgggggcggcggcgagGGGACAGACGAGGACGGGGGCAGCCGCGTGGTGGTGCAGCTGGAGGAGGTCGCGCGGACGGGGAAcatggtgctggtgctggtgccgccgctgctgctgctgctctgcgTGCTGGGCCTCACCTACGCCCTGGTGCAGATGCAGCGCAAGGGCGCGCCCCGCGTGCTGCTCTACTGCAAGCGCTCCCTGCAGGAGTGGGTCTGA